Part of the Rhinoderma darwinii isolate aRhiDar2 chromosome 2, aRhiDar2.hap1, whole genome shotgun sequence genome, CAACAGACCATTATTTATAACATGTAAATCCTATGCAAGACAAATAGAAGTAAACAAAATTGTGTGATATGTGCGATGTGTGATAAGACAACACATCTAAACTGTCACAGACAGAGATGGTCAGTACATAGCAGATAACAAAAACATAGCAGCAACTGCCAAATTTGGTATGCTACATAATTCACAAGTAAAAAAGGGTAACCAAAATTAAGCAGCACCCaacataaaaacacacacaaaaataatagcATTATTCAACACACAGCAAAAACATCCTGTATTTATATTTAGTGCATAAAAGGCTTTTTCTGTCCATTGTTTGGCTAAATCTTGATGTTGGAGGAAGTCTTGCAAACGCTATATATTTTAATTCCCTAATAATGTAGTAAATCATGGCCTCCTATGAAATAAATCATAACTTCAATTCGAATTACATTTACCTCACAACGCTTCTAACAGGTTAACACTAAGTATAAGTCTACTGTGACCTACAGTGTTCTAGTAGTGGTTACACCACATACtccatttatattttatttacctaTGGGGCTTTAACAAACGGATAAAGAattagagttaggcctcatgcacacgaccgtaaaaactcccgggctcatagacttctattggcgacgggtgcctacccgttttctcacgggaaggtgcccgtgccgttgaaaaagatagaacatgtgctatttcaggccgtaataacggcacagacagtccatagaagtctatggagctctcgtaatgacgggtggctacatgtgtgcacccgtcattacggcagcgttgctaagcgacgtcagtaaatagtcactgtccagggagctgaaagagttaactgatcggcagtaactctttcagcaccctggacagtgactaccgatcagtataaacctgtaaaaaataaaaataaaagactttcatacttaccgacaacttcctgcttcctccagtccggtctcccgcccgttgccttggtgacgcatccctctcgacatccggcccgacgtcctggatgatgtttcaggccatgtgaccgctgcagccaatctcaggtcaatcacaggctgcagcggtcacatggactgccgcgtcatccagggatgtcgggctggatgtgaagagagggacgcgtcaccaagacaacggccgggtaagtatgaatttctttaacttttattacagaaaaggctgtcccttctctctatcctgcactgattgagagaaggggctgccgattagtgcagtgctattttgccgccaaaaacgtgcccgtaaatacgggtggaatacgggtgacaccggacccatatttacgggcacgggttcgtaaatactggtgcaaaacgggtggaatacgtgtgacaccggacccgtatttacgccagtatttacgggtgggaaaaaatacggtcgtgtgcatgaggcctaacagtacgTAATTTGAAGGATACATCCATACACAGTGAGCTTCCTTTAATTCGGCACAAAATAGTTTGCAAATCTGTAAAATAGCCCAAAATGCAATTTATACCCAAAAACTGTGATAACCAAGAACTCGACATTGCAGAGGATAGGATTGGAAGGGATGAGTGGAGCAGAAGAGCATATCCAGAGTTATGGAGTTGTTGACCAGTTGTTCTGAGGAGAACAGAAGCTGtgttttaaagggacactaaagtCAGCAGCTAATGTAATTGAAGtttacagggaaaaaaaagtcattttcaCAATATAAAGCTTTCTGGGGATTTTCAGAATGGAGTTCTGCAAGATAATCCCATCGAGGAACACTAGTGTCAGCCTAAAGTAGCGGTTGTCAGATACCAACATGCTTTACTCAACTGCACATTAAAAACATATAAGACATACTGGGGCAGACTTACTACTGGGATTGCGTCAAGACCTTAttgtaaaatgcacaaaaatacagTGCATCAGGTTTTATGAAGCAAATGCGcaaaaaagaacagatgtttgaggctcactagacacttttcaaaagttaCACAAAAAGTCTTAAAACGCACCAAAACGTGcaagaaaacccccaaaaaactaaAACCAACCAAAAAGGTGGTATGTGGAAGAGAAGAGTGTCTAACAAGACACGCAAAAGCATAGCGTCACtgttaaatttggcacatcttctgtCTGGCTGGTCTAAGTTTATGATGTTTATATCTTACacagcttagtaaatctgccccaatggagTTTTAGTATTCCTTTCAAGGTCAGCAAAACAACTTGTGGTAGAACAGAATGTCACTGAGCGTTCCCCATGTTCTGAAAATCAAGAGGCTAGGAAGTTGAGAAAACCCACACTCAAAAGAGGTTATGTTGACCACCTTATGATCTACCAATTGTGACAAAGGAATTTAAAGGAACAAAATACCATTTGTGGACATTTCtggaatacaaaaaaaacataaaaggtaTTTCAAAATGGAAGTCAAACATATTCCAGCATGATTAAGTGTACAAGTAGTTTACGGAATAAGTCAACATTTGAGCAACACCGGTGTTCTCAGATGGACTTCCAGACACCATTCTCAATGGTCCCTTTAAAAAAAGCTTCAAAATGAAGAACACTGGATAACAATTCTAGTTTGTGTGCCGATGAAGATGGAAGACATGAAGCCAATATGTTGGAGATTGAAAAGCTCCAAGGACTAAAGCAATGCAGGAACTTCTTAAATCTGCCTGTTCTGTATTAAAGCCAGGGTAATATTAGCAAGACTGCTAACCACTTTACGGACTGTCCACATATGGCGGTGCATTTGTGTAGGACAAAACGCTGTTCTAATACACAGATAAATCAGCTGTATGTTGCCACACTAGGCGGCCAATTTGAGTATAACTAAACTTCTTCTGTTGACCTCATTAAGAATCCCATAGAAGTAGGCCACCTAATGGCAGCAGTAGGTAAGCAATATTATTACGtgtgtgtggtggggggggggggggggggtatctggCGTAACAGGCCTCTATGttaaagaaaattaaaatatcataccCATAACATTTGGAAAAATCTGAAAATCATTGATGCTGCTGGTTCCTTCGATAAAATAAATGACACACTTTAACCATGGTAGGGAAAGTAGGTCAAGAATAGCCGGACAGCAGCAAAGCTGTCCTTTTCATGGATAACTGCAGAGCATATCCACCTATGGCCAGCAAAACCTACTGCTTTGGTGAAATGAGCTGAACCAATATATTTCAATGTGAGAAGGAGCTTTAGAATTCATCCATCCTCAACTTCACCTTTACTTTAATGCTGCTTTGGCATGAAGGAATTAATATGTaaaaatttcacctctgcttccTTTTGATTTCACTCCTGATGAAAAGTTTCAGCATTTTTAATAAGACCCTATTCACGCCGGTGTCATGGTATGGTTCCGTGAGCAAAACACCATAAGCCAAAAGATCTCGTGATCTGTCACAAAacggaaaaaaaaggaaagaaaactcCAAGACTATATCCATTACCACTGCTATTCCATCAACCTAAGCTGCTCAGACATCTATAGATTTACAGTACTTTCCATCTTGCCTTGGTCtccattacaaaaaaaataaaaagctttatACATGCAGAATGATTTGCTAACCGATCATCAACTTGTTTTCGGTGCTAAATACATAAACCTAAAAGATCCTTTTTTGTAAACACCTGCACTCTCGCGAGACATTTAGGTCACACTTCTGCCTACTAATATTTATTTTAACATGTACAAATTAATCTTAAAGTACTGCAGCATGTTTTTAAGATCCAACTCCAGCTGCGCAGTAACATAAGAGCTTCATATATTCCCAGTTGTCTAAAGGATGAGCATTGAAATGGTTCTAAAAATCTGCTAAgagtgccggattaaaggaatgtgTGTGTATTTTCATCATGGCACAGGTAGAACATTTGGCACTTTTCATTCAAGTAAATGCATAAAACATAGGGCTTGTTCAAATttccctgtaagggtatgtgcacacacagcgttttcagcccgtaaacgtcccaaaaaacggatgaaaaatcgGATGCAGAAcccctccaaacatcttcccattgatttcaaaagggaaaaacagcattctgttccgacgggccgtttttttatgcggtcatttctcaaaacggccgcaaaaaagaagtgcaggtcacttcttcagccatttttagagccgtttttcatactctacagaaaaacagctccaaaaattgaCCGTAAAAAACAGAGCGAAAATCgctagtggcttaaaaaaacgtctgaaaatcagatgttttcccttgaaacaagctccgtattttgagacgttttttattttgtgtgtgcacatacccgaagtATCCTTCagtctttgaaatagtttttcccTAAGCCCCTTATCTTTCACTCTATAATATATATTATCGCCCCCCCATAAAAAAGGCCCATCATATCAATAATATCACCTGCAAAAAAAGAAGGGTTTATGCATTTTCTACTCTGTACATGCTAATGTTCTGGCGGTATCAGAAGAGGAACAAGGTCCAAACCAGTAATGCACATTGGTCAGGAAAAGCAACCTTATGTATCTGCTCTGAAGCAGGGCTAAATAATTCCGTAGGGCACAATAAGGCATGGaatgtttataaaaataaatagaaaaaaaaaaataagttaatctgcaatgaattttttttttttatctacaaaAGCAacagtaataaataataaaaaaataaataaaaaagagcaTTTATCAAGATGCCAGCACAGGCTTTACTGTCCAGTCATGGGTTAACCAAgccaaagtgcacaaaataaaccaAACCGTATTCTGAGGCAGCCacgaatggtattttttttttatcccattctgGAAAGCTAGCTTTCACATTTTATGGAGTTTAGGAAAGTTTGCACTGCAGAGGGCAAAGAAGGAGCTGAAGAGGCTAGAAAACAAGTCAGTCATCTaatgtgaaaatcaaataaaagccAAGGTTACAGCTGCAAGGATGGCTTTAAGAAAAGATCAGAAGATGTGGTTAGGACAAGCAGCTTTTACAGGGGAAGGTCCGTGCTGTTGTGTCGTGTTTTTCTAGAGGTGCCATCATCTCGGGGCATGGCTCTCTGTAGGCTGGACATCGCAGCTGTCTTTTTAAGGTCAATGACCGCATAAGAGTCTGCGCGGCGCCCTAGGTGATTTGGAGCAGGCGTACAGGTGATCTGAGGAATCTGCCTCCCTTTTCCTTCATTCTTCCCCTCCAGCTCCACTTGGATATAATTGAGTTGCCTCTGCTCTGGGTGTGGCCTTCTGAAATCAAAGTTGAACACATTGGGTGGACAGCTCCTGCGTGGTTGGCAGTCTggtcgatgatgatgatgatgatgatgcccACCACAAGCAGTGACGTTCTCAGCATTCATGTAGTTTTGCACAGGGTCATCATGGTATCCATTAAGAGAAGGTGTCATAGCATCAGTGGAATCATCTtcttcatcatcctcctcctcctcctcctcttcatcatGTTGCAGGGACTGACATTCCCAAACAGGAGGTAGTGGGGGTAGGTTCTCGTAGTGTAACATTGCCGTCCTGCGATGTGAACAACTGCTGTATGGCAGCCCCTCAGTTGACAATTTGAGACTCCTGCTTGCAGTACCTCGTCGTAGAGCAATACTTCCTGATGGTACTAAGCCATTGATATTTTCATAGGCACACTTGTGTGAACCCCACTGATCCTTGCACTCATTATTGTTGTTATGCGGGGGCAAGTGCTCTCTCTCTCCAGCACAGACATGGCCCTGACAATCCCTATGGTGCCGACAAAAGCTGTCTCCCCTCAGAGGCAGTCGTCTGTAGGCTGGTGCTGGACCAAGTACAAACTTCACTTCACCAGGTTGCAAAAATACTTGTGGATTTCGCTCTTCAATGGAACAACCTGAGCCTAGCATATGCCTTGGCTGATCATGGTATGGCATATGTGCCTCAGGCAAGGAGTGCATGCAATGGCGGCCACCCATTTCCTCTTCCCCACTGGCCGTATTCACATAGGTATGAGACTgaagaagaaaaaatataaaaaatacaatttacgaGAAGATATTACTTAATTTACGACAAATTCTTTAATTCAAGCTGCAAcattaatgtgaaaaaaaaaaaagacaaaacattcAAAGTAGTAATAAAACAGTATATGGTAAAATGGTATCAtgacaaagtacaacatgtcagggTAATGCACGGACAAAATGATGCATGCAAGTGTTTAGCCAGGGAGAAATGCTCATCAATAGGTGACACTtgcaacaaaaacaaaacaaataacgCATTAagtcttaaatgggttgtctaggattagaaaaagttatttgcatttttttttccccccagaaacagcgccgggTCTGTCCttggattgtgtctggtattgcagttcagacaaacagcatgtagtgTCTACTGTGCAGCTCATGTCAGTATGCAGTGTGAATTGATAGAAGCATGTGTGATCACAAATCCCAGAATGTAAGACCATCTATGAGATGCACTAACAACCTCGTGAGTGCGTGTGCACACAGGTCGCACATCCAAAAATCGCTGCCACGCTGCCTGCATTGGCAACTAAAGGTTAACGCGACGTGCGGATTGCAGCAAACGGACAATAGCAAGAGATCCAAACTTCATGGATTACTTGCAACTGTCCTGTCACAGTCGTGCACGCCGACGGTCGCAATGCAGCCACATTTCATTACTGAAAAGCAGCCATTGCGACACTGCAATGACCTGTGTAGCCCTAGCCCCAAACTATCAGCTCTACCAAATTAGATGCTGATGCGGACATGACAAAGGGAGCCCCTTCCATTTGTCAGCAACACAATCCGCGCTGATCACTGTGCTTACAGTGTTAACCCATTGGGccaggttcccatgtagcgtaaacgctgcagaattcccACAACGGAATGGTGTGCGgagattccgcagcatttacagtagaacctgcggggaaaaaacgcagcataaacctTAATAAATTGATCTGCAGTGCAGCTTTTAATTCCGCAGGATGTAAATTTATGCTATGtttttgagttcaatggggatgcaaaacccgcgacaaaaagccaagtgttgcgacttttacgTCGTAAttgcaggctgcagcgtcacattgcTTGAAacttcatcgcaggaggccggactacgcgtagAGAAAACGGAGGGGGAAAGAGGAGTGCTTtcttgaaaaaccacaccaatatGTTGTAACCCTATTAAAAAAGTCAATATATTCAGGAAATTGAAAAGTAgttgcgacgggaaggggttaaatacaaaatttaatttattttttcctccttACCTTCCAAGagcaaaaacttttttatttttccatcaataaagccgtataagggcttgatttttgcgtgacgagttgcagtttttcatggcaccatttattgtgccatataatgtactaggaaacgggaagaaaaaaaatctttgtggggtggaatggagagaaaaaagaaccaaaaaaaaaacaacacacaaaaaaaaaacatgtcgccACATTctcaggtcccatgcacacgaccatacaaactcccgtaattacaggccgtaattacgggcccatagacttctattggccacgggtacctccccgtatgcttacgggaaggtgcccgtgccgttgaaaaatatagaacatgtcctatttcaggccgtaattacggcacgggcaggcccatagaagtctatggggctcccgtaattacggatgactacgtgtgtgcacccgtaattacgggagcattgctaggcgacgtccgtgtatagtcactgtccagggtgctgaaagttaaacgatcggcagtaactctttcagcaccagg contains:
- the FRS3 gene encoding fibroblast growth factor receptor substrate 3 isoform X1, with translation MGSCCSCRDGLPDNHPTKFKVTNVDDEGTELGSGIMELTQTELVLHTRKRDAVRWPYLCLRRYGYDSNLFSFESGRRCQTGQGIFAFKCSRAEEIFNLLQELMQRNSISVVEEPVMITRAGHPAEMEMPRTLQTPGALGYTGFPNGFHNFPRDGPSYPSARHPSMGNLRHQSVGEDSTHGLITPDDQSHTYVNTASGEEEMGGRHCMHSLPEAHMPYHDQPRHMLGSGCSIEERNPQVFLQPGEVKFVLGPAPAYRRLPLRGDSFCRHHRDCQGHVCAGEREHLPPHNNNNECKDQWGSHKCAYENINGLVPSGSIALRRGTASRSLKLSTEGLPYSSCSHRRTAMLHYENLPPLPPVWECQSLQHDEEEEEEEDDEEDDSTDAMTPSLNGYHDDPVQNYMNAENVTACGGHHHHHHHRPDCQPRRSCPPNVFNFDFRRPHPEQRQLNYIQVELEGKNEGKGRQIPQITCTPAPNHLGRRADSYAVIDLKKTAAMSSLQRAMPRDDGTSRKTRHNSTDLPL
- the FRS3 gene encoding fibroblast growth factor receptor substrate 3 isoform X2, which translates into the protein MDMTLTSSPLKAGDVVKLGRALELSVIQDGQRKVLVAFQFNHNQLVSLSHQRGLSCEGKGPAFLAYILLLYLTGIFAFKCSRAEEIFNLLQELMQRNSISVVEEPVMITRAGHPAEMEMPRTLQTPGALGYTGFPNGFHNFPRDGPSYPSARHPSMGNLRHQSVGEDSTHGLITPDDQSHTYVNTASGEEEMGGRHCMHSLPEAHMPYHDQPRHMLGSGCSIEERNPQVFLQPGEVKFVLGPAPAYRRLPLRGDSFCRHHRDCQGHVCAGEREHLPPHNNNNECKDQWGSHKCAYENINGLVPSGSIALRRGTASRSLKLSTEGLPYSSCSHRRTAMLHYENLPPLPPVWECQSLQHDEEEEEEEDDEEDDSTDAMTPSLNGYHDDPVQNYMNAENVTACGGHHHHHHHRPDCQPRRSCPPNVFNFDFRRPHPEQRQLNYIQVELEGKNEGKGRQIPQITCTPAPNHLGRRADSYAVIDLKKTAAMSSLQRAMPRDDGTSRKTRHNSTDLPL